Proteins from a genomic interval of Pseudomonas versuta:
- a CDS encoding GGDEF domain-containing protein has translation MLKTIEKEISNQAAPPALQAEFAQHDFEKLRNFCRLTYIASIFIWLLFDLIVSIKGGQGFTGASMVFLSVMVVLTIILGFVRKSRHFDILNVMFVLVITLGIRLIIFGLPTDAQPIWLILVTSSTLYSASVLPLSRGAFIAVVAITWVTLNPFLMTQESVTDLRGTLLLCYLAFLSSLTIYSFFKLRKIKLYNFTMTRLLVTQAYIDALTEIPNRRAFMTRATSTLQSRPRVYDHYLAMIDIDNFKQVNDHYGHDIGDEVLKRTAASIQSVLADHEYARMGGEEFAVYLSGVRRSDVEALMDKLCRQVREDPHAHPVTVSIGLTRVEDNDTLNQALAKADKALYVSKNSGKDRFTFR, from the coding sequence ATGCTCAAGACCATTGAAAAAGAAATCTCGAATCAAGCGGCCCCTCCCGCCCTGCAAGCTGAATTCGCCCAACATGATTTCGAGAAACTGCGCAATTTTTGCCGCCTGACCTATATCGCAAGCATCTTCATCTGGCTGTTGTTTGACCTGATTGTCAGCATCAAGGGTGGCCAGGGGTTTACGGGCGCTTCGATGGTTTTTCTCAGCGTCATGGTGGTGCTCACCATCATTTTGGGCTTTGTCCGCAAGTCCCGGCACTTCGACATACTCAATGTGATGTTTGTACTGGTGATTACGCTCGGTATCCGCCTGATCATTTTCGGCCTGCCAACCGATGCGCAGCCGATCTGGCTGATTCTCGTCACGTCCAGCACCCTCTATAGCGCGTCGGTTCTGCCTCTGAGCCGCGGGGCATTTATCGCCGTAGTGGCGATCACCTGGGTGACCCTCAACCCTTTTCTGATGACTCAAGAGTCTGTCACGGATCTGCGGGGCACCCTGCTCCTGTGCTACCTCGCTTTTCTCAGCAGCCTGACCATCTACAGCTTTTTCAAGTTGCGCAAAATCAAGCTGTACAACTTCACCATGACCCGGCTGCTGGTGACCCAGGCCTACATTGACGCCCTGACCGAGATTCCCAATCGCCGCGCCTTCATGACCCGGGCCACCAGCACATTACAGAGCCGGCCCCGGGTGTATGACCACTACCTGGCGATGATCGACATCGACAACTTCAAGCAGGTAAATGACCATTACGGTCATGACATTGGTGATGAGGTACTCAAGCGCACCGCAGCCAGCATCCAGTCGGTTTTGGCTGACCACGAGTACGCGCGCATGGGTGGTGAGGAATTTGCCGTGTATTTGTCGGGGGTGCGCCGCAGTGACGTCGAGGCGCTGATGGACAAGTTATGCCGGCAAGTACGCGAAGACCCCCATGCACACCCCGTGACCGTCAGCATCGGGCTGACCCGGGTCGAAGACAATGACACCCTGAACCAGGCGCTGGCCAAGGCTGACAAGGCGCTGTACGTGTCCAAGAACAGCGGCAAGGACCGGTTTACCTTTCGTTAG
- a CDS encoding HPP family protein has protein sequence MPTRWISRLLPAATHTRPTEWSRAAIGVSLGTLLSVWVCSLFFGLPIAMHLIGPLGASAVLLFAVSSGALAQPWSIIGGYCCATLVSLAVAHFFGRNLDSACLAVGLALIVMCLLRCLHPPAGALALLVVLADPDSANLGWGLLAPVMLAAACMLLAALVYNNLTRVRYPKKPAEPSPVASTPQVAGDPGIKAEDLQKALEQMDAFIDVTPEDLEELIRASEHYARRRSVGEVLAQAR, from the coding sequence ATGCCAACCCGCTGGATCAGCCGCCTATTGCCTGCGGCCACCCATACCCGTCCCACCGAATGGAGCCGCGCCGCCATTGGCGTATCCCTTGGCACGCTCTTGAGTGTCTGGGTCTGCAGCCTGTTTTTCGGCCTGCCGATCGCCATGCACCTGATTGGCCCGCTGGGGGCCAGTGCGGTCTTGTTGTTTGCCGTGTCTTCAGGGGCACTGGCGCAACCCTGGTCGATTATTGGCGGCTACTGCTGTGCAACCCTGGTGTCATTGGCGGTAGCGCACTTTTTCGGCCGCAACCTGGACAGCGCTTGCCTGGCCGTGGGCCTGGCCCTGATTGTCATGTGCCTGCTGCGCTGCCTGCACCCGCCTGCCGGGGCGTTGGCCCTGCTGGTGGTACTGGCCGACCCGGACAGCGCAAACCTGGGCTGGGGCTTGCTCGCGCCCGTGATGCTCGCCGCAGCGTGCATGCTGCTGGCAGCGCTGGTTTATAACAACCTGACACGGGTGCGCTACCCGAAAAAACCCGCCGAGCCGAGCCCGGTAGCGAGCACACCGCAGGTTGCCGGCGACCCGGGGATCAAGGCTGAAGACTTGCAAAAAGCCCTGGAACAGATGGACGCGTTTATTGACGTGACACCCGAAGACCTTGAAGAACTGATTCGGGCCAGTGAGCACTATGCCCGCCGACGCAGTGTCGGCGAGGTGCTCGCCCAGGCCCGCTGA
- a CDS encoding MurR/RpiR family transcriptional regulator — MPSTDQPAPIEQTPESEQAGPPINAERLLQLITEEYESLPRQLKRIASYMSQQSDRIMVDRISDIARECEVHPSAIVRFSQRFGFSGFSEMQALFREAYTHKATPAQNYQQRIRSMIANKSQKASGGDLARECINATLSGIERLGLELDDQSFDKAVDLVVNADNIYVVGVRRSFAVADYLVYNLQHTNKRIHLVSGLGGSYREQMRSVRANDLVIAISFTPYGKETQHCLRIAQLHQAKTLIITDSNLSPLAKRANSVLLVNEGSSFAFRSLSATLCLCQALFIAVAYRLELKVDEIHEQVGFDD; from the coding sequence ATGCCCTCCACTGATCAGCCGGCCCCGATCGAGCAAACGCCTGAGAGCGAACAGGCCGGCCCACCGATCAATGCCGAACGCCTGTTGCAGCTTATTACCGAGGAGTACGAGAGCCTGCCGCGCCAGCTCAAACGTATTGCCAGTTACATGAGCCAGCAAAGTGACCGGATCATGGTTGACCGGATCAGTGATATTGCCCGCGAGTGCGAAGTTCACCCTTCAGCCATCGTGCGCTTCTCACAGCGTTTCGGTTTCAGTGGTTTCAGTGAAATGCAGGCGCTGTTTCGCGAGGCTTACACCCACAAGGCCACGCCGGCGCAGAACTATCAGCAGCGCATTCGCAGCATGATTGCCAACAAGTCGCAAAAAGCCAGTGGCGGCGACCTGGCCCGCGAATGCATCAATGCGACCCTGTCGGGCATAGAGCGTCTGGGGCTGGAGCTCGATGACCAATCCTTCGACAAAGCCGTGGATCTGGTGGTCAATGCCGACAATATCTACGTGGTGGGCGTGCGACGCTCCTTCGCCGTGGCCGACTACCTGGTGTACAACCTGCAGCACACCAACAAGCGCATTCATCTGGTGTCCGGGCTGGGTGGCAGTTACCGCGAACAAATGCGCAGCGTACGGGCCAACGACCTGGTGATTGCCATCAGCTTTACCCCCTATGGCAAGGAAACCCAGCATTGCCTGCGCATCGCGCAACTGCATCAGGCCAAGACCCTGATCATCACCGACAGCAACCTGTCACCGCTGGCCAAGCGCGCCAACAGCGTGTTGCTGGTCAATGAGGGCAGTTCGTTTGCGTTTCGCTCGTTGAGTGCAACCTTGTGTCTGTGCCAGGCCCTGTTTATTGCCGTGGCCTACCGGCTGGAACTGAAAGTGGATGAAATTCACGAGCAAGTGGGGTTTGACGACTAG